The following proteins are co-located in the Sphingomonas panacis genome:
- a CDS encoding PHA/PHB synthase family protein yields MGAGFGMPSLEDMQHWTLILGRLQQIALEHGLAAMKPVESNAMPAIPGVTDAATVARAQDFWRDSIALWQHLLDPAAQGPAQSPERTADRRFRDSRWHENPVFDWIRQSYFLLSDHLLRAVESIEGVEGKQKDQLRFATRAFIDAMSPSNFPTTNPQVLEKTIETRGENLVKGLQNMLADIAKGQMTQVAPGAFELGRNLAVTPGKVIHRTPLYELIQYAPTTPNVLKTPIVIFPPWINRFYILDLTPEKSFVRWAVDQGITVFMVSWKSADASMKDVVWDDYVAAQIDAVEAIRAALKVERVHAIGYCVAGTTLAATLAVLAARGQADIVASATFFTAQVDFADAGELLHFVDDTQLAMFKDLTPDGYLDGRYMAATFNLLRGRDLIWNYVTNNYLLGNDYAPFDLLHWNSDTTNLPAKWHLSYLTDLYRDNRLATPGALSVGGTPIDLGLIETPAYVQAGREDHIAPAESVWKMTGHLNGPIRFVLAGSGHIAGVVNHPDANKYQYWSGAEPKGTLEDFLAAAHETKGSWWPDWAAWLRAIDPATVRATGPRKPGAGSAKALEDAPGRYVRER; encoded by the coding sequence ATGGGCGCTGGCTTCGGCATGCCCAGTCTCGAGGACATGCAGCACTGGACTCTGATCCTCGGCCGCTTGCAGCAGATCGCGCTCGAACACGGCCTCGCCGCGATGAAGCCTGTGGAGAGCAACGCGATGCCGGCGATTCCCGGCGTCACCGATGCCGCGACGGTGGCGCGCGCGCAGGATTTCTGGCGCGACAGCATCGCTCTGTGGCAGCATCTGCTCGATCCCGCCGCGCAAGGCCCGGCGCAAAGCCCCGAACGGACCGCCGACCGCCGCTTCCGCGATTCGCGCTGGCACGAGAACCCTGTGTTCGACTGGATTCGGCAGAGCTATTTCCTGCTCTCCGATCATCTGCTGCGCGCGGTCGAGTCGATCGAGGGGGTCGAGGGCAAGCAGAAGGACCAGCTTCGCTTCGCCACGCGCGCCTTCATCGACGCGATGAGCCCGAGCAACTTCCCCACCACCAACCCGCAGGTGCTGGAGAAGACGATCGAGACGCGCGGCGAGAATCTCGTCAAGGGCTTGCAGAACATGCTCGCCGACATCGCGAAGGGGCAGATGACCCAGGTCGCGCCGGGCGCGTTCGAGCTTGGCCGCAACCTCGCCGTCACCCCCGGCAAGGTGATCCACCGCACGCCACTCTACGAGCTGATCCAGTACGCGCCGACCACGCCCAATGTGCTCAAGACGCCGATCGTGATCTTCCCGCCGTGGATCAACCGCTTCTACATCCTCGATCTCACGCCCGAGAAGAGCTTCGTGCGCTGGGCGGTCGATCAGGGCATCACCGTGTTCATGGTGTCGTGGAAATCGGCCGACGCCAGCATGAAGGACGTGGTGTGGGACGATTATGTCGCCGCGCAGATCGATGCGGTCGAGGCGATTCGCGCCGCGCTCAAGGTCGAACGGGTCCATGCGATCGGCTATTGCGTGGCGGGCACCACGCTCGCCGCCACGCTCGCGGTGCTGGCGGCGCGGGGCCAGGCCGATATCGTCGCGAGCGCGACCTTCTTCACGGCCCAGGTCGATTTCGCCGATGCGGGCGAATTGCTCCACTTCGTCGACGATACCCAGCTCGCGATGTTCAAGGACCTGACGCCGGACGGCTATCTCGACGGGCGCTACATGGCGGCGACCTTCAACCTGCTGCGCGGGCGCGACCTGATCTGGAACTATGTCACCAACAATTATCTGCTCGGCAATGATTACGCGCCGTTCGACCTGCTCCACTGGAACAGCGACACCACCAACCTGCCGGCGAAATGGCATCTGAGCTACCTGACCGATCTGTACCGCGACAATCGGCTCGCCACCCCCGGCGCGCTGAGCGTGGGCGGCACGCCGATCGATCTCGGTCTGATCGAGACGCCCGCCTACGTACAGGCAGGCCGCGAGGACCATATCGCGCCCGCGGAAAGCGTGTGGAAGATGACCGGGCATCTCAACGGGCCGATTCGCTTCGTGCTGGCCGGATCGGGGCATATCGCCGGCGTGGTCAACCACCCCGATGCGAACAAATACCAATATTGGAGCGGCGCGGAACCAAAGGGCACGCTGGAGGATTTCCTCGCCGCGGCGCACGAAACCAAGGGTAGCTGGTGGCCCGACTGGGCCGCGTGGCTTCGCGCGATAGATCCCGCGACGGTACGCGCGACCGGGCCACGCAAACCGGGTGCGGGAAGCGCGAAGGCGCTCGAAGACGCGCCGGGTCGTTACGTGCGCGAAAGGTAA
- a CDS encoding phasin family protein produces MAGDIPKPAARGKGPNKPAVPTPPIAATAPAPLKPVVSAKPLKPGASKPAPKAKLPAPMLPQPVAAKAAEPAPTLAVPMVPAAVVPEITPAPKPAAAAPEPVAAPEPFVSTQQPPAPELSSAAISHKENTMEATIQDATTKTQALFGDANERAKAAFEKSTKMFEEINAFGKGNIEAVVESSKIAAKGLESFGQEAADYTRKQFEGATAMMKSFASVKSPTELFKLQSDYFRQSFDSLVAESSKHTEAMLKLAGEVAQPLSNRVALAAEKAKIAA; encoded by the coding sequence ATGGCCGGTGATATTCCCAAGCCCGCCGCGCGCGGCAAGGGGCCGAACAAGCCGGCCGTGCCGACGCCCCCGATCGCAGCCACCGCGCCGGCGCCGCTCAAGCCGGTCGTCTCGGCAAAGCCGCTCAAGCCAGGAGCGTCGAAACCCGCGCCCAAGGCCAAGCTGCCCGCGCCGATGCTGCCCCAACCGGTCGCCGCCAAGGCCGCCGAACCGGCACCGACCCTAGCCGTACCAATGGTCCCGGCCGCGGTCGTGCCGGAGATCACGCCGGCGCCCAAACCGGCCGCCGCCGCACCCGAACCCGTCGCTGCGCCGGAGCCTTTCGTTTCTACCCAGCAGCCCCCAGCCCCGGAACTGTCTTCCGCGGCGATCTCGCACAAGGAAAACACCATGGAAGCCACGATCCAGGACGCCACCACCAAGACCCAGGCTCTGTTCGGCGATGCCAATGAGCGCGCCAAGGCCGCTTTCGAGAAGAGCACCAAGATGTTCGAAGAGATCAACGCGTTCGGCAAGGGCAACATCGAAGCCGTCGTCGAATCGAGCAAGATCGCGGCCAAGGGCCTCGAATCGTTCGGTCAGGAAGCTGCCGATTACACGCGCAAGCAGTTCGAAGGCGCGACCGCGATGATGAAGAGCTTCGCATCGGTGAAGTCGCCGACCGAGCTGTTCAAGCTCCAGAGCGACTATTTCCGCCAGTCGTTCGACTCGCTCGTCGCCGAATCGTCGAAGCACACCGAAGCGATGCTCAAGCTGGCCGGCGAAGTCGCCCAGCCGCTGTCGAACCGCGTCGCGCTCGCCGCCGAAAAGGCCAAGATCGCAGCGTAA
- the murA gene encoding UDP-N-acetylglucosamine 1-carboxyvinyltransferase, giving the protein MDRIIIRGGKRLSGRLPISGAKNAALTLMPCALLTEEPLTLRNLPRLADVDSFGHLLNQLGASTQIEGARPEDFGRVMTIRAGKLTSTEAPYDIVRKMRASILVLGPLVGRAGEATVSLPGGCAIGNRPIDLHLKALEALGAEIELAAGYVKATAPGGRLAGGDYVFPIVSVGATENAVMAATTARGVSRIGNAAREPEIVDLCNCLVAMGAKISGIGTETLEITGVDRLHGATYAVMPDRIEAGSYACAAAITGGTLDLVGVVPEDMRATIAALVAAGVTVEERGNILHVAAPERLQPLTLSTAPFPGFATDMQAQFMAMLTLANGASVLTETIFENRYMHVPELARMGADIHVSGRTAVVRGVTKLVGAPVMATDLRASMSLILAGLAAEGETQVARVYHLDRGYERLEEKLSAVGADIERAGDG; this is encoded by the coding sequence ATGGATCGCATCATCATTCGCGGCGGCAAGCGCCTGTCAGGCCGCCTCCCCATCTCCGGTGCCAAGAACGCCGCCCTGACGCTGATGCCGTGTGCGCTGCTGACCGAGGAACCGCTGACGCTGCGCAACCTGCCGCGGCTCGCCGACGTCGACAGCTTCGGGCATCTGCTCAACCAGCTCGGCGCCTCGACCCAGATCGAGGGCGCGCGCCCCGAGGATTTCGGCCGGGTCATGACGATCCGGGCGGGCAAGCTGACCTCTACCGAGGCGCCCTATGACATCGTGCGCAAGATGCGCGCGTCGATCCTCGTGCTGGGGCCGCTGGTCGGCCGCGCGGGCGAGGCGACGGTGTCGCTGCCGGGCGGCTGCGCGATCGGCAACCGGCCGATCGACCTCCACCTCAAGGCGCTCGAAGCGCTCGGCGCCGAGATCGAGCTGGCGGCGGGCTATGTGAAGGCGACCGCGCCGGGCGGGCGGCTGGCGGGCGGCGATTACGTGTTCCCGATCGTGTCGGTCGGCGCGACCGAGAATGCGGTGATGGCGGCGACGACCGCGCGCGGCGTGTCGCGGATCGGCAATGCCGCGCGTGAGCCCGAGATCGTCGATCTGTGCAACTGCCTGGTGGCGATGGGCGCGAAGATCAGCGGGATCGGCACCGAGACGCTCGAGATCACCGGAGTCGACCGGCTGCACGGCGCGACCTATGCGGTGATGCCCGACCGGATCGAAGCAGGCAGCTATGCCTGCGCGGCGGCGATCACCGGCGGCACGCTCGATCTGGTCGGCGTCGTGCCCGAGGACATGCGCGCGACGATCGCGGCGCTGGTCGCCGCTGGCGTGACGGTGGAGGAGCGCGGCAACATCCTGCACGTCGCCGCGCCGGAGCGGCTCCAGCCGCTGACGCTCTCCACCGCGCCCTTCCCCGGCTTCGCCACCGACATGCAGGCGCAGTTCATGGCGATGCTGACGCTCGCCAACGGCGCGAGCGTGCTGACCGAGACGATCTTCGAGAATCGCTACATGCACGTGCCCGAGCTGGCGCGGATGGGCGCGGACATCCACGTCTCGGGCCGGACCGCCGTCGTGCGCGGCGTGACCAAGCTGGTCGGCGCGCCGGTGATGGCGACCGACCTGCGCGCGTCGATGAGCCTGATCCTCGCCGGCCTGGCTGCGGAGGGCGAGACTCAGGTGGCGCGCGTGTATCACCTCGATCGCGGCTATGAGCGCCTCGAAGAGAAACTGAGCGCGGTCGGCGCGGATATCGAGCGCGCCGGCGACGGTTGA
- a CDS encoding Crp/Fnr family transcriptional regulator translates to MVVLTDIEYQALERLEQRERHLRRGVTLQRENDRVGEVYVLRSGQMMSSVLLDDGSRQILRIHSAGDLLAVSNLVYDVAPETITALSDCTVAPFERAALSALLVAHPRLAALILVYSQIERAALTDRLAALGRTSAKARVAAVLIEMRSRAGRLDNSVGDSFALGLTQEEIGDATGLTAVHVNRMLRQLEEEGLIAREAGRVRFLDERALARASNFVDRYERLDLGWLPESRG, encoded by the coding sequence ATGGTCGTGCTGACGGACATTGAATATCAAGCCCTTGAGCGTCTGGAGCAACGGGAACGGCATCTGCGCCGCGGCGTCACGCTGCAGCGCGAGAACGACCGCGTCGGCGAAGTGTACGTGCTGCGCAGCGGGCAGATGATGAGTTCGGTGCTGCTCGACGATGGCAGCCGGCAGATCCTGCGGATCCATTCCGCGGGCGATCTGCTCGCCGTCTCGAACCTGGTCTACGATGTCGCGCCGGAGACGATCACCGCTTTGTCCGACTGCACCGTCGCGCCGTTCGAACGCGCCGCGCTCAGCGCGTTGCTGGTCGCGCATCCGCGCCTCGCCGCGCTGATCCTCGTCTACAGCCAGATCGAGCGCGCCGCGCTGACCGACCGGCTGGCGGCGCTCGGCCGCACCTCCGCCAAGGCGCGCGTCGCGGCGGTCCTTATCGAGATGCGCAGCCGCGCGGGCAGGCTCGACAACAGCGTCGGTGACAGCTTCGCGCTCGGGCTGACTCAGGAGGAGATCGGCGACGCCACCGGCCTCACCGCCGTCCACGTCAACCGCATGTTGCGCCAGTTGGAGGAGGAAGGATTGATCGCACGCGAAGCCGGCCGGGTCCGTTTCCTCGACGAGCGCGCGCTGGCCCGCGCGTCGAACTTCGTCGATCGCTATGAAAGGCTCGATCTCGGCTGGCTGCCCGAGTCGCGGGGGTAG
- the clpS gene encoding ATP-dependent Clp protease adapter ClpS: MAEHTDGDDDGTGLGVATRTRARTKQPTPYRVLLLNDDYTPMEFVVLVLQRFFRMDMEAATRVMLHVHQKGVGVCGIFSYEVAETKVAQVTEFARQNQHPLQCMLEKA; encoded by the coding sequence ATGGCCGAGCATACGGACGGCGATGACGACGGCACCGGGCTCGGTGTCGCGACTCGCACGCGTGCCCGCACCAAGCAGCCGACGCCCTACCGCGTCCTGCTGCTCAACGACGATTACACGCCGATGGAGTTCGTCGTTCTCGTGCTCCAGCGCTTCTTCCGCATGGACATGGAGGCGGCGACTCGGGTGATGCTCCATGTCCACCAGAAGGGGGTCGGGGTGTGCGGAATCTTCAGCTACGAGGTCGCCGAGACCAAGGTCGCGCAGGTGACCGAGTTCGCACGGCAGAACCAGCATCCGCTGCAATGCATGCTGGAGAAGGCGTAA
- a CDS encoding pyridoxal phosphate-dependent aminotransferase, whose amino-acid sequence MHPSAALARIKPSPTLAITTRVQELKRAGVDVIGLGAGEPDFDTPDFIKEAGIKAIRDGQTKYTNVDGTPELKDAIARKFLRDNGLTYTRDQISVNSGGKHTLFNAMVATIDAGDEVVIPAPYWVSYPDVVLFAGGTPVFVAAGADQNYKITPAQLDAAITPKTKWVILNSPSNPTGAAYSEAELKALGAVLEAHPHVWIFADDMYEHILFDDFKFTTIAQVCPSLYERTLTANGCSKAYAMTGWRIGFAGGAPWLIKAISKLQSQSTSNPCSIAQAASVAALTGDQGFLKDNAALFQRRRDLVVGMLNQAEGITCPLPEGAFYVYPEFSALIGKSTPGGKRIETDEDFVGYLLDDAKVAAVQGAAFGLSPAMRISYATSDELLTKACTRIQEACAALR is encoded by the coding sequence ATGCACCCATCCGCCGCGCTCGCGCGCATCAAGCCCTCGCCCACGCTCGCGATCACCACGCGCGTGCAGGAACTGAAGCGCGCCGGCGTCGATGTGATCGGTCTGGGCGCCGGTGAACCCGATTTCGACACGCCCGATTTCATCAAGGAAGCCGGCATCAAGGCGATCCGCGACGGGCAGACCAAATATACCAATGTCGACGGCACGCCCGAGCTGAAGGATGCGATCGCGCGGAAATTCCTACGCGACAACGGCCTGACCTATACGCGCGACCAGATCAGCGTGAATTCGGGCGGCAAGCACACGCTGTTCAACGCGATGGTCGCGACAATCGACGCGGGCGACGAGGTGGTGATCCCCGCGCCGTATTGGGTGAGCTACCCCGATGTCGTGCTGTTCGCGGGCGGCACGCCGGTGTTCGTGGCGGCGGGCGCCGACCAGAATTACAAGATCACCCCTGCGCAGCTCGACGCGGCGATCACGCCGAAGACCAAGTGGGTGATCCTCAACTCGCCGTCGAACCCGACCGGCGCCGCCTATAGCGAGGCCGAACTGAAGGCGCTGGGCGCGGTGCTGGAGGCGCATCCGCACGTGTGGATCTTCGCCGACGACATGTACGAACATATCCTGTTCGACGATTTCAAGTTCACCACGATCGCGCAGGTCTGCCCGTCGCTGTACGAGCGCACGCTGACCGCCAACGGCTGTTCGAAGGCCTATGCGATGACCGGCTGGCGGATCGGCTTCGCCGGCGGCGCGCCGTGGCTGATCAAGGCAATCTCCAAGCTGCAATCGCAATCGACCAGCAACCCGTGCTCGATCGCGCAGGCGGCATCGGTCGCGGCGCTGACCGGCGACCAGGGCTTCCTCAAGGACAATGCCGCGCTGTTCCAGCGCCGGCGCGATCTCGTCGTGGGGATGCTCAACCAGGCCGAGGGTATCACCTGCCCGCTGCCCGAGGGCGCGTTCTACGTGTATCCCGAATTCTCGGCGCTGATCGGCAAGAGCACGCCGGGCGGCAAGCGGATCGAGACCGACGAGGATTTCGTCGGCTATCTGCTCGACGACGCCAAGGTCGCGGCGGTGCAGGGCGCGGCGTTCGGCCTCTCGCCGGCGATGCGGATCAGCTATGCGACCAGCGACGAGCTGCTGACCAAGGCCTGCACGCGGATTCAGGAGGCGTGCGCGGCATTGCGTTAA
- the pabB gene encoding aminodeoxychorismate synthase component I, with amino-acid sequence MLPLDAPFVLLDDASDIGEGARLYRDPVRIVVAHRIAEVSPALAAVRAGQRAGLHAAGYLAYEAAAAFEPVLGDPPETDAPLLWFGLFERWDDIADVAALLPDPAGAWIGAPVPAIGFADYAARFDRVREWIVAGDIYQANLTYPATVPVRGDRRAVYAQLRGRAKGGFGALVNDGARWLLSLSPESFFALSGRDLRCRPMKGTARRGATPAEDERLAAGLAADPKQRAENLMIVDLMRNDLARVATPGSVAVPDLFAVERYPTLHQLVSTVTAELADGRDAIDVLAALFPCGSITGAPKLRAMQVIDAIEQAPRDVYTGAIGRIDADGDAAFNVAIRTLTLMDGAETATFGVGGGIVADSRVADEWAETHTKSAFLATPGPGFDLIETMTFDPLTGVAQLERHLARLQASAAAFAFGFDRHSVRNELQAATFRLREPRRLRLLLAKSGAIAIEVTPLPPASAGPVAVAVVPLPVDRHDFRLRHKTTDRGFYDRARAESGAFEVVFADPSGALTEGSFTSLFVARGGVLVTPPLARGLLPGVLRETLIAEGKAIEGELTAADLTDGFFIGNALRGLIPAVVTVAKRAKASL; translated from the coding sequence ATGCTGCCGCTTGACGCCCCTTTCGTCCTGCTCGACGACGCCAGTGATATTGGCGAGGGCGCGCGGCTGTATCGCGACCCGGTGCGGATCGTGGTGGCGCACCGCATCGCCGAGGTCTCGCCGGCGCTGGCGGCAGTACGGGCGGGCCAGCGCGCCGGGCTGCATGCCGCGGGGTATCTCGCTTATGAGGCGGCGGCGGCGTTCGAGCCGGTGTTGGGCGATCCGCCCGAGACGGACGCCCCGCTGTTGTGGTTCGGGCTGTTCGAACGCTGGGACGATATCGCCGACGTGGCCGCGCTGCTGCCCGATCCGGCGGGGGCGTGGATCGGCGCGCCGGTGCCGGCGATCGGGTTCGCCGACTATGCCGCGCGGTTCGACCGGGTGCGCGAGTGGATCGTCGCGGGCGATATCTATCAGGCCAACCTCACCTACCCGGCGACCGTGCCGGTGCGGGGCGACCGCCGCGCGGTGTATGCGCAACTGCGCGGGCGCGCGAAGGGCGGGTTCGGCGCGCTGGTGAACGACGGCGCGCGCTGGCTGCTGTCGCTGTCGCCCGAATCGTTCTTCGCGCTGTCGGGGCGCGATCTGCGCTGCCGGCCGATGAAGGGCACCGCGCGGCGGGGCGCGACGCCGGCGGAGGACGAGCGCCTCGCCGCCGGCCTCGCCGCCGATCCCAAGCAGCGCGCCGAGAATCTGATGATCGTCGACCTGATGCGCAACGACCTCGCCCGCGTCGCCACGCCGGGCAGCGTCGCGGTGCCCGATCTGTTCGCGGTCGAGCGCTATCCGACGCTCCACCAGCTCGTCTCGACCGTCACCGCCGAGCTTGCCGACGGGCGCGACGCGATCGACGTGCTGGCGGCGCTGTTCCCGTGCGGATCGATCACGGGCGCGCCCAAGCTGCGCGCGATGCAGGTGATCGACGCGATCGAGCAGGCCCCGCGCGACGTGTACACCGGCGCGATCGGGCGGATCGACGCGGACGGCGACGCCGCGTTCAACGTCGCGATCCGCACGTTGACGCTGATGGACGGCGCGGAAACGGCGACGTTCGGGGTGGGCGGCGGCATCGTCGCCGATTCGCGCGTGGCCGACGAATGGGCCGAGACTCACACCAAGAGCGCCTTTCTCGCCACGCCCGGCCCCGGTTTCGATTTGATCGAGACGATGACCTTCGATCCGCTGACGGGGGTGGCGCAGCTCGAACGCCATCTCGCGCGGTTGCAGGCGAGCGCCGCCGCGTTCGCCTTCGGGTTCGACCGGCATAGCGTGCGCAACGAGCTTCAGGCGGCGACCTTCCGGTTGCGCGAACCGCGCCGGCTGCGCCTGCTGCTCGCGAAGAGCGGCGCGATCGCGATCGAGGTAACGCCGCTGCCGCCCGCGTCGGCCGGCCCGGTGGCGGTCGCTGTCGTGCCGCTGCCGGTCGACCGCCACGACTTTCGCCTGCGCCACAAGACCACCGACCGCGGCTTTTACGACCGGGCGCGCGCCGAGTCGGGCGCGTTCGAGGTGGTGTTCGCCGATCCTTCGGGCGCGCTGACCGAGGGGAGTTTCACCTCGCTGTTCGTGGCGCGCGGCGGCGTGCTGGTGACGCCGCCGCTGGCGCGCGGGCTGCTGCCGGGCGTGCTGCGCGAGACGCTGATCGCCGAGGGCAAGGCGATCGAGGGCGAGTTGACCGCCGCCGACCTTACGGATGGCTTCTTCATCGGCAACGCGCTGCGTGGGCTGATTCCGGCGGTCGTAACGGTTGCGAAGCGTGCGAAGGCCAGTCTATAG
- a CDS encoding MBL fold metallo-hydrolase, which yields MANPPLRATIVPVTPLQQNCTLFWCTETMRGAFVDPGGDLPKLRAAAAQHNVTVEKILVTHGHIDHCGSAGPFAQELGVPIEGPHEADRFWIARLADDGRNYGVPGTPFEPDRWLDDGDSVTVGNLTLDVYHCPGHTPGHVVFHHAPSKLAIVGDVLFAGSIGRTDFPLGNHQDLLDAIVTKLWPLGDETAFIPGHNQMSTFAQERASNPYVSDAALAA from the coding sequence ATGGCCAATCCCCCTCTCCGCGCGACGATCGTCCCGGTCACGCCGCTCCAGCAGAATTGCACCTTGTTCTGGTGTACCGAAACGATGCGCGGCGCGTTCGTCGATCCCGGCGGCGATCTCCCCAAATTGCGCGCGGCGGCGGCGCAGCACAATGTCACGGTCGAGAAGATCCTCGTCACCCACGGCCATATCGACCATTGCGGATCGGCTGGCCCGTTCGCGCAGGAACTCGGCGTGCCGATCGAGGGGCCGCACGAGGCCGACCGCTTCTGGATCGCCCGCCTCGCCGACGATGGCCGCAACTACGGCGTGCCCGGCACCCCGTTCGAGCCCGACCGCTGGCTGGACGATGGTGACTCAGTGACCGTCGGCAACCTCACACTCGACGTATACCATTGCCCCGGCCACACGCCGGGCCACGTCGTGTTCCACCACGCGCCCTCGAAACTGGCGATCGTCGGCGACGTGCTGTTCGCCGGCTCGATCGGCCGCACCGATTTTCCGCTGGGCAACCATCAGGATCTGCTCGACGCGATCGTCACCAAGCTCTGGCCGCTCGGCGACGAGACCGCGTTCATCCCCGGCCACAACCAGATGAGCACCTTCGCCCAGGAACGCGCCAGCAACCCCTATGTGAGCGACGCCGCGCTGGCGGCATAA
- a CDS encoding MAPEG family protein — translation MAPVLLPITLTAVGGAGIINFWLAVRTGLIRRQTGVELGDGGNLPLIRRMRAHANFVEYAPFVLMLIALIEVSIGSPVWLWAVSSVFLIARIAHALGMDGMPTGREAGTFVTFAVLLGLSVYAVALPFTGGVGRQVTETVIRVR, via the coding sequence GTGGCGCCTGTCCTGCTGCCGATCACGCTCACCGCCGTCGGCGGGGCGGGTATCATCAACTTCTGGCTGGCGGTGCGGACCGGGCTGATCCGGCGCCAGACCGGAGTCGAGCTGGGCGACGGCGGCAATCTGCCGCTGATCCGCCGGATGCGCGCGCACGCCAATTTCGTCGAATATGCGCCGTTCGTGCTGATGCTGATCGCGCTGATCGAAGTCTCGATCGGCAGCCCGGTGTGGCTGTGGGCGGTGAGCTCGGTGTTCCTGATCGCGCGAATCGCGCATGCGCTCGGCATGGACGGCATGCCGACCGGGCGCGAGGCGGGCACGTTCGTGACCTTCGCGGTGCTGCTCGGGCTGTCGGTGTATGCGGTGGCGCTGCCGTTCACCGGCGGGGTGGGACGGCAAGTGACGGAGACGGTGATTCGGGTGCGGTAA
- the rpmF gene encoding 50S ribosomal protein L32 → MAVPKRKTTPSKRGMRRAHDALSIDSFQECPNCGELKRPHNLCNSCGHYNGREIVSVEG, encoded by the coding sequence ATGGCCGTCCCCAAGAGAAAAACTACGCCGTCCAAGCGCGGCATGCGCCGGGCTCACGATGCACTGAGCATCGATTCGTTTCAGGAATGCCCGAACTGCGGCGAACTGAAGCGCCCGCATAACCTCTGCAATTCGTGCGGCCATTACAACGGCCGCGAGATCGTCTCGGTCGAAGGCTGA
- the plsX gene encoding phosphate acyltransferase PlsX, translating to MGGDEGLAVMLAGVARARRQFEGRGSDLRFILVGDEAAITEGLKSHPNLTAHSEIVHAPGVVGSSDKPSQAIRRAKTTSMGVAIDMVKQGRAAAAVSSGNTGALMAMAKLSLRTMPGIDRPALAAMLPSLGENDVVVLDLGANTECTARNLVQFAVMGAAYARTTLELQSPRVALLNIGSEDQKGTDEIRDAAQTLRLATHLPMTFTGFIEGDRLSRGEVDVIVCDGFSGNIALKTAEGTARFVADLLRRAFKSSMRSKIGFLISKPATDLLRHHLDPNNHNGAVFLGLNGLVLKSHGGANEIGVATAISVAAKMVRDDLTRRIAEDLGNFEAKAA from the coding sequence ATGGGTGGCGACGAAGGGCTGGCAGTGATGCTGGCCGGGGTCGCACGCGCGCGTCGTCAGTTCGAGGGGCGGGGATCGGACCTGCGCTTCATCCTCGTCGGGGATGAGGCGGCGATCACCGAAGGGCTGAAGAGCCATCCCAACCTGACCGCGCATTCGGAGATCGTCCACGCCCCCGGCGTGGTGGGGTCGTCCGACAAGCCGAGTCAGGCGATTCGTCGCGCCAAGACGACATCGATGGGTGTCGCCATCGACATGGTCAAACAGGGCCGCGCCGCCGCCGCGGTGTCGTCGGGCAATACCGGCGCGCTGATGGCGATGGCCAAGCTCAGCCTGCGCACCATGCCCGGCATCGATCGCCCCGCGCTCGCCGCGATGCTGCCCTCGCTCGGCGAGAACGATGTCGTCGTGCTCGATCTCGGCGCGAACACCGAATGCACCGCGCGCAACCTCGTCCAGTTCGCGGTGATGGGCGCCGCTTATGCGCGCACCACGCTCGAACTCCAGAGCCCGCGAGTCGCGCTGCTCAACATCGGCAGCGAGGACCAGAAGGGCACCGATGAGATTCGCGACGCCGCGCAGACGCTGCGCCTCGCGACTCATCTGCCGATGACCTTCACTGGCTTCATCGAAGGCGATCGGCTGTCGCGCGGCGAAGTCGATGTCATCGTGTGCGACGGCTTCTCCGGCAACATCGCGCTGAAAACCGCCGAGGGCACCGCGCGCTTCGTCGCCGATCTGCTGCGCCGTGCATTCAAGAGTTCGATGCGCTCGAAGATCGGCTTCCTGATCTCCAAGCCCGCGACCGATCTGCTGCGCCATCACCTCGATCCCAACAACCACAATGGCGCGGTGTTCCTCGGATTGAACGGGCTGGTGCTCAAGAGCCACGGCGGCGCCAACGAGATCGGCGTCGCCACCGCGATCAGCGTCGCCGCCAAGATGGTGCGCGACGATCTGACGCGCCGCATCGCCGAGGATCTCGGCAATTTCGAAGCAAAAGCGGCCTGA